The following are encoded in a window of Cycloclasticus pugetii PS-1 genomic DNA:
- a CDS encoding non-heme iron oxygenase ferredoxin subunit, whose product MSELMMLCKTAEVTEDAPIQVVVDGLPPLAVYEFNKSYYVTSDICTHGMAFMTEGEQDGNEIECPFHGGAFNFVTGEVVSMPCHIPLETFPVVINDEYVCIEKPVLEK is encoded by the coding sequence ATGTCTGAATTAATGATGCTTTGTAAAACAGCCGAGGTGACCGAAGATGCACCAATTCAAGTGGTGGTAGATGGTTTGCCCCCACTAGCGGTTTATGAGTTTAATAAAAGTTATTACGTTACCAGTGATATTTGCACACACGGAATGGCGTTTATGACAGAGGGTGAACAAGATGGAAATGAAATTGAGTGCCCTTTTCATGGTGGTGCATTTAATTTTGTCACAGGGGAAGTGGTGTCTATGCCCTGTCATATTCCATTAGAGACTTTTCCAGTCGTCATAAATGATGAATACGTGTGTATTGAAAAACCAGTGCTTGAGAAATGA
- a CDS encoding beta propeller repeat protein, with translation MKKRICTRRVIASLLVFAGFSQASGVLWAVEAQQKVDIRNGSMGLAHIKSNQLDDLENPVLKPRDSLFDITQLADQSYLMVGNDGLIIKASKKQAAERLDSNINHDLFSTHATKQGDVFLGGANGSLYKSNDHLTNWSKQIIAPNESIFNFIELSTAEVLLSGSYGLLMSSRPPYQQWEAVNIPWADFLKEAWNEFGEAAPHLYAGCTNQRDELLVVGEFGLALKRDTDGQWSKIHGGAIEPAIYGCQLSNNGKNIILVGQQGMVYQTSNGGDSWVEKSISKGSDLYKVEKIKDLFIILGDKKKIYTSLTSSDWVCQRFIGDRPLGWFVDMAVQGEDIAIIGSNGGFKVTSYASFVTAINQLNNSKELVSCE, from the coding sequence GTGAAGAAACGTATTTGTACAAGAAGGGTTATTGCTAGCCTATTGGTTTTTGCTGGGTTCAGCCAGGCATCAGGCGTTTTGTGGGCAGTAGAAGCGCAACAAAAAGTGGACATCAGAAACGGTTCCATGGGGTTAGCCCATATAAAATCGAATCAATTGGATGATCTTGAAAACCCAGTCTTAAAGCCCAGAGATAGCTTATTTGATATCACTCAACTGGCTGATCAATCTTACCTAATGGTTGGAAATGATGGCTTGATCATCAAAGCATCAAAGAAGCAGGCGGCAGAAAGGCTAGATTCCAATATTAACCACGACCTGTTTAGTACGCACGCCACCAAGCAAGGTGACGTGTTTTTAGGTGGTGCAAATGGGTCATTGTATAAGTCTAATGATCATTTGACTAACTGGTCAAAACAAATAATAGCACCCAATGAATCGATCTTTAACTTTATTGAGTTGAGCACCGCTGAAGTTCTTTTATCGGGTAGTTATGGGCTGCTGATGTCAAGTAGGCCACCTTATCAGCAGTGGGAAGCCGTCAATATACCTTGGGCAGACTTTCTAAAAGAAGCGTGGAATGAGTTTGGCGAAGCAGCCCCTCATTTATATGCTGGTTGCACTAACCAACGCGATGAATTACTGGTAGTTGGTGAGTTCGGCTTAGCACTTAAACGTGATACTGACGGGCAGTGGAGCAAAATACATGGGGGGGCTATAGAACCGGCTATTTATGGCTGTCAGCTATCCAATAACGGCAAAAATATCATTTTGGTCGGGCAACAAGGCATGGTTTACCAAACCAGTAATGGCGGCGATTCATGGGTTGAAAAGAGTATTTCAAAAGGAAGTGACCTATATAAGGTGGAAAAGATCAAAGACCTTTTCATTATTCTGGGCGATAAAAAGAAAATATACACCTCATTAACTTCATCAGACTGGGTGTGCCAGCGATTTATTGGTGACAGGCCTTTGGGTTGGTTTGTTGATATGGCAGTGCAAGGGGAAGACATCGCCATTATCGGCAGTAATGGTGGTTTTAAAGTGACAAGCTATGCGTCATTTGTAACCGCAATAAATCAATTGAATAACTCAAAGGAGCTTGTTAGCTGTGAATAA